From the genome of Glycine max cultivar Williams 82 chromosome 2, Glycine_max_v4.0, whole genome shotgun sequence, one region includes:
- the LOC100783800 gene encoding KRR1 small subunit processome component homolog, translated as MEIHSEEENGVANESQALEQKEKRKGKHDKPKPWDDDPNIDHWKIEKFDPSWNDGGMLEVSSFSTLFPQYREKYLQEAWPMVKSALKEFGVACELNLVEGSMTVSTTRKTRDPYIIIKARDLIKLLSRSLPAPQAIKILDDEMQCDIIKISGMVRNKERFVKRRQHLVGPNSSTLKALEILTGCYILVQGNTVAAMGSFKGLKQVRRIVEECMLNKMHPVYNIKVLMMKKELEKDPALAQENWDRFLPKFKKKNVKQKKVNTKQKKPYTPFPPPQQPSKIDIQLETGEYFLSNKRKSAKIWQEKQEKQAEKTAENKRKREEAFIPPKEPANLVDKSEDANSNVADMAMSLKKKTKKFGKRKSEENINAETYIIGSSEQASGKKSKKQRS; from the exons ATGGAAATCCACTCAGAGGAGGAGAATGGCGTAGCGAACGAGTCACAAGCACTTGAGCAGAAGGAGAAGCGAAAGGGGAAGCACGACAAGCCCAAGCCATGGGACGACGACCCAAACATCGACCACTGGAAGATCGAGAAGTTCGACCCTTCATGGAACGACGGCGGCATGCTCGAAGTGAGCTCCTTCTCCACTCTCTTTCCTCAGTACCGCGAAAAGTACCTCCAAGAAGCTTGGCCCATGGTCAAATCCGCTCTCAAGGAATTCGGCGTTGCTTGCGAACTCAACCTC GTTGAGGGTTCTATGACAGTTTCAACAACCAGAAAGACTAGGGATCCCTATATTATCATCAAAGCCAGGGATCTTATCAAGCTTCTATCACGAAGTCTTCCTGCTCCTCAG GCGATAAAAATACTTGACGATGAAATGCAATGTGACATCATTAAAATCAGTGGCATGGTTCGCAATAAG GAGCGATTTGTAAAAAGAAGACAACATCTTGTGGGTCCCAATTCTTCCACCTTGAAG GCTCTTGAAATACTCACTGGCTGCTACATTCTCGTCCAG GGAAACACAGTTGCTGCTATGGGTTCATTCAAAGGCTTGAAGCAAGTCAGAAGAATTGTTGAAGAATGCATGCTGAATAAAATGCATCCTGTATACAACattaag GTTCTTATGATGAAGAAGGAACTTGAAAAGGACCCAGCACTTGCCCAGGAGAACTGGGACAGGTTCCTTCCAAAATTCAAGAA GAAAAATGTTAAGCAAAAGAAGGTTAACACTAAACAGAAGAAACCATACACTCCTTTCCCTCCACCTCAACAGCCCAGTAAG ATTGATATACAATTAGAGACTGGAGAATACTTTTTAAGTAACAAGAGGAAATCAGCAAAGATATGGCAAGAGAAGCAGGAGAAGCAGGCTGAAAAAACTGctgaaaacaaaaggaaaagagaagagGCCTTTATCCCACCCAAg GAGCCTGCAAACCTGGTGGATAAATCTGAGGATGCTAACAGTAATGTAGCTGACATGGCAATGTCCTTAAAG aaaaaaacaaagaagttTGGGAAGCGTAAAtctgaagaaaatataaatgccGAGACATATATTATAGGATCATCAGAACAAGCATCGGGAAAGAAATCCAAGAAGCAAAGGTCTTAA
- the LOC100784330 gene encoding 3-hydroxy-3-methylglutaryl-coenzyme A reductase 1, with protein sequence MDLHRRPPHAAADDGAIHHKKRRDSSTSSPKASDALPLPLYLTNAIFFTLFFSVAYFLLHRWRDKIRSHTPLHVVTLSEIAAIFSLIASFIYLLGFFGIDFVQSFISRASHDSWDLDDAVTAPSPAITKLPSRDTSIIFSEDDEEIVNSVVEGVTPSYALESRLGDCGRAAAIRRGALQRLTGRSLEGLPLEGFDYDSILGQCCEMPVGYVQIPVGVAGPLLLDGFEYTVPMATTEGCLVASTNRGCKAIYASGGASSVVLRDCMSRAPVVRFSTAKRAAQLKFFLEDPLNFDTLSLVFNRSSRFARLQGIQCAMAGKNAYLRFTCSTGDAMGMNMVSKGVQNVLDFLQNDFPDMDVIGISGNYCSDKKPAAVNWIEGRGKSVVCEAIIKEEVVQKVLKTNVSALVELNMLKNLAGSAVAGALGGFNAHASNIVSAIFIATGQDPAQNVESSHCITMMEAINDGRDLHISVTMPSIEVGTVGGGTQLASQSACLNLLGVKGASKESPGSNSRLLATIVAGSVLAGELSLMSAIAAGQLVNSHMKYNRSSKDVTKIS encoded by the exons ATGGACCTCCATCGCCGGCCGCCCCACGCCGCCGCTGACGACGGAGCCATCCACCACAAGAAGAGGAGGGACTCCTCCACTTCCTCTCCCAAGGCCTCCGACGCGCTCCCTCTCCCTCTTTACCTCACCAACGCCATCTTCTTCACGCTCTTCTTCTCCGTCGCCTACTTCCTCCTCCACCGCTGGCGCGACAAGATCCGCAGCCACACCCCTCTCCACGTTGTCACTCTGTCCGAGATCGCCGCCATTTTCTCCCTCATCGCCTCCTTCATCTACCTCCTCGGCTTCTTCGGCATCGACTTCGTCCAGTCCTTCATCTCACGCGCCTCCCACGACTCCTGGGACCTAGACGACGCCGTAACAGCTCCCTCCCCCGCAATTACCAAATTGCCCTCACGGGATACCTCAATTATTTTCTCCGAGGACGACGAGGAGATTGTGAACTCCGTCGTCGAGGGCGTCACGCCCTCCTACGCGCTTGAGTCCCGCCTCGGCGACTGTGGCCGTGCCGCGGCGATTCGGCGCGGGGCGCTGCAGCGGCTGACGGGGCGGTCGCTTGAGGGGCTGCCGCTGGAGGGGTTTGATTATGACTCCATTTTGGGGCAGTGCTGCGAAATGCCGGTGGGGTATGTTCAGATTCCGGTGGGGGTGGCGGGGCCGTTGTTGTTGGATGGGTTTGAATACACTGTGCCGATGGCCACGACGGAAGGGTGCCTTGTGGCGAGTACCAATAGAGGGTGCAAGGCCATCTATGCTTCTGGTGGGGCCAGCAGTGTGGTTTTGCGGGATTGCATGTCGAGGGCACCTGTTGTTAGATTCTCCACTGCCAAAAGAGCTGCTCAGTTGAAGTTCTTCCTTGAGGATCCTCTCAATTTTGATACCTTGTCACTTGTTTTCAACAG GTCGAGTAGATTTGCAAGGCTCCAAGGTATTCAGTGTGCTATGGCTGGGAAGAATGCTTATTTGAGATTCACTTGTAGCACGGGTGATGCCATGGGGATGAACATGGTTTCCAAAGGGGTGCAAAACGTTCTTGATTTTCTTCAGAATGATTTTCCTGACATGGATGTTATTGGCATTTCTG GAAATTATTGTTCGGACAAGAAACCTGCTGCAGTGAATTGGATCGAGGGACGTGGGAAATCAGTTGTTTGTGAAGCAATCATCAAAGAAGAAGTGGTGCAGAAGGTATTGAAGACCAACGTGTCTGCCCTGGTGGAGCTTAACATGCTCAAAAACCTTGCTGGTTCTGCTGTCGCTGGTGCTCTTGGTGGGTTTAATGCTCATGCTAGTAACATTGTTTCTGCCATCTTTATAGCCACTGGCCAAGATCCAGCTCAAAATGTTGAGAGTTCCCATTGCATAACCATGATGGAAGCCATCAATGATGGGAGGGACCTTCACATCTCAGTGACCATGCCCTCCATTGAG GTGGGTACTGTTGGGGGTGGAACTCAACTTGCATCCCAATCTGCTTGCTTGAATTTACTTGGTGTGAAGGGTGCAAGCAAGGAGTCACCAGGATCAAACTCAAGACTCTTGGCCACCATTGTTGCTGGATCTGTTTTAGCAGGAGAGCTGTCTCTGATGTCTGCCATTGCAGCAGGGCAGCTAGTGAACAGCCATATGAAATACAACAGATCAAGCAAAGATGTAACCAAAATATCATAA
- the LOC100784862 gene encoding T-complex protein 1 subunit eta, with protein sequence MSAMLQPQIILLKEGTDTSQGKPQVVSNINACTAVADVVRTTLGPRGMDKLIHDDKGTVTISNDGATIMKLLDIVHPAARILVDIAKSQDSEVGDGTTTVVLLAAEFLREAKPFIEDGVHSQNLIRSYRTACSLAIEKIKDLAVSIEGKSLEEKKNLLAKCASTTLSSKLIGGEKEFFAPMVVDAVISIGNEDRLNMIGIKKVPGGTMRDSFLVNGVAFKKTFSYAGFEQQPKKFLNPKILLLNVELELKSEKENAEIRLSDPAQYQSIVDAEWNIIYDKLDKCVSSGAKVVLSRLAIGDLATQYFADRDIFCAGRVAEEDLKRVAAATGGTVQTSVNNVIDEVLGTCEVFEERQVGNERFNIFSGCSSGQTATIVLRGGADQFIEEAERSLHDAIMIVRRALKNSTVVAGGGAIDMEISRYLRQHARTIAGKSQLFINSYAKALEVIPRQLCDNAGFDATDVLNKLRQKHALPSGEGGPYGVDIATGGIADSFANFVWEPAIVKINAINAATEAACLILSVDETIKNPKSESAQGDAAASAMGRGRGGAFRGRGRGMRR encoded by the exons ATGTCAGCGATGCTG CAACCTCAGATCATTCTGTTGAAGGAAGGCACGGACACTTCGCAAGGGAAGCCGCAGGTGGTGAGCAACATCAATGCCTGCACCGCCGTCGCCGACGTCGTCCGCACCACCCTCGGCCCTCGCGGCATGGACAAGCTAATCCACGACGACAAGGGAACCGTCACCATCTCCAACGACGGCGCCACCATCATGAAGCTCCTCGACATCGTTCACCCCGCCGCCAGAATCCTCGTCGACATCGCCAAGTCTCAGGACTCCGAG GTTGGCGATGGAACCACCACTGTGGTGTTGCTTGCAGCGGAGTTTTTAAGGGAGGCCAAGCCTTTCATTGAAGATGGTGTTCACTCACAAAACTTGATACGAAGCTATAGGACGGCCTGCTCCTTG GCTATTGAGAAGATTAAAGATCTAGCTGTTAGCATAGAGGGGAAAAGtctggaagaaaagaaaaacttgcTTGCAAAGTGTGCTTCTACCACTCTTTCTTCGAAGCTTATAGGTGGAGAAAAAGAATTCTTTGCACCCATGGTTGTGGATGCTGTAATTTCAATTGGGAATGAAGACAGGTTGAACATGATTGGAATAAAGAAG GTTCCTGGTGGTACCATGCGGGACTCATTTCTAGTAAATGGTGTTGCCTTCAAAAAGACTTTTTCATATGCTGGGTTTGAACAACAGCCCAAGAAGTTTCTCAATCCTAAAATACTATTACTAAATGTCGAGTTGGAGCTAAAATCTGAGAAAGAAAATGCTGAAATaag GTTATCAGATCCTGCGCAATATCAATCAATAGTTGATGCAGAATGGAACattatttatgataagttggaTAAATGTGTCAGCAGTGGTGCCAAAGTTGTTCTTTCACGATTGGCTATCGGTGATCTAGCTACACAg TATTTTGCAGACCGAGATATTTTCTGTGCTGGTCGTGTAGCTGAAGAAGATCTAAAAAGGGTTGCTGCTGCGACTGGTGGAACCGTACAAACATCTGTGAATAACGTGATTGATGAG GTCCTTGGAACTTGTGAAGTTTTTGAGGAAAGGCAGGTTGGAAATGAGAGGTTCAATATTTTCAGTGGATGTTCATCTGGCCAAACAGCCACCATAGTTCTTCGTGGTGGAGCTGATCAG TTCATAGAGGAAGCAGAGCGAAGTTTGCATGATGCAATCATGATTGTTAGGAGGGCTTTGAAGAATTCAACAGTGGTTGCTGGGGGAGGTGCAATAGAT ATGGAGATAAGCCGGTATCTGAGGCAGCATGCACGTACAATAGCTGGAAAGTCTCAGCTTTTCATTAACTCCTATGCAAAAGCTCTTGAG GTTATACCTAGACAATTATGTGACAATGCCGGATTTGATGCAACTGATGTTCTGAATAAACTAAGGCAGAAACATGCGCTCCCTTCTG GTGAGGGGGGACCATATGGGGTGGACATAGCCACTGGTGGAATTGCTGACTCGTTTGCTAACTTTGTCTGGGAGCCTGCAATTGTGAAG atcaaTGCTATAAATGCTGCAACAGAGGCTGCTTGCCTTATCTTAAGTGTGGatgaaacaattaaaaatcCCAAG TCTGAGAGTGCACAAGGAGATGCTGCTGCAAGTGCCATGGGCAGAGGTCGTGGAGGTGCATTCCGTGGTCGAGGACGAGGAATGCGAAGATGA
- the LOC100785393 gene encoding very-long-chain enoyl-CoA reductase-like isoform X1 yields the protein MKVTVVSRSGREVVKGGIELSDSATVADLQEAIHKRTKKYPSRQRLTLPVQPGSKERPVVLNYKKSLKDYTIGNSETLTVVFKDLGPQVSYRTLFFCEYLGPLLLYPVFYYLPVYQYFGYKGERVIHPVQTYALYYWCFHYAKRILETFFVHCFSHATSPLSNVFRNCAYYWTFGSYIAYYVNHPLYTPVNDLQMKIGFGFGILCQISNFYCHIILKNLRSPGGEGGYQIPRGFLFNIVTCANYTTEIYQWLGFNIATQTVAGYIFLVVATFIMTNWALAKHRRLKKLFDGKEGRPRYPRRWVILPPFL from the exons ATGAAGGTCACAGTGGTTTCTCGAAGTGGAAGAGAAGTGGTTAAAGGTGGCATTGAGCTCAGCGATTCt GCTACTGTAGCAGATTTGCAGGAGGCAATTCATAAGCGAA CCAAGAAATACCCATCAAGGCAGCGCTTGACACTTCCTGTCCAACCTGGATCAAAGGAAAGGCCTGTTGTCCTTAATTACAAGAAGAGTCTGAAAGACTATACAATTGGAAATTCAGAAACCTTAACTGTTGTATTCAAGGACTTGGGCCCACAAGTTTCTTACCGTACACTTTTTTTCTGCGAGTATTTGGGACCTTTGCTTCTCTATCCAGTCTTCTATTATCTCCCTGTCTACCAATATTTTGGCTACAAAGGTGAACGTGTCATCCACCCTGTGCAGACATATGCCTTGTACTACTGGTGTTTCCATTATGCCAAACGAATTCTGGAAACATTTTTTGTGCATTGCTTCAGCCATGCAACCTCACCCCTTTCCAATGTGTTTCGTAACTGTGCTTATTACTGGACCTTTGGCTCCTATATTGCTTATTATGTGAACCACCCTTTATATACCCCTGTAAACGACCTCCAAATGAAGATTGGGTTTGGATTTGGGATACTttgtcaaatttcaaatttctattGCCATATTATTCTGAAGAATCTTCGTAGTCCTGGTGGTGAAGGTGGATACCAAATCCCAAGGGGCTTTCTCTTCAATATTGTTACCTGTGCAAATTATACAACTGAGATCTATCAGTGGCTGGGATTCAACATTGCAACACAAACTGTTGCAGGCTACATTTTCCTTGTGGTTGCTACTTTTATAATGACCAATTGGGCTTTGGCCAAGCACAGGCGTTTAAAGAAG TTGTTTGATGGAAAGGAAGGGAGACCTAGGTATCCTCGTCGATGGGTAATATTGCCCCCATTCCTGTAG
- the LOC100785930 gene encoding UDP-glycosyltransferase 92A1 — translation MAAGKKGHIVMIPFMAQGHIIPFLALARQIQQRTTSFTITIANTPLNIQYLRSSLSSPNEIHLAELPFNSTQHGLPPNIENTEKLPLTHIAKLFLSTLSLEAPLRSLISQITEQEGHPPLCIISDVFLGWVNNVAKTLGIRNLSFTTCGAYGTLAYISIWSNLPHRKTDSDEFHVPGFPQNYKFHRTQLHKFLRAADGTDEWSQFFIPQIALSIKSDGWICNTVEEIEPLGLHLLRNYLQLPVWNVGPLLPPVSLSGSKHRAGKEPGIALEACMEWLDLKDENSVVYISFGSQNTISASQMMALAEGLEESGISFIWVIRPPFGFDINREFIAEWLPKGFEERMRDTKRGLLVNKWGPQLEILSHSSTGAFLSHCGWNSVLESLSYGVPMIGWPLAAEQAYNVKMLVEEMGVAIELTRTVETVISGEQVKKVIEIAMEQEGKGKEMKEKANEIAAHMREAITEKGKEKGSSVRAMDDLVTTILSPNKAV, via the coding sequence ATGGCAGCAGGGAAGAAGGGGCACATCGTGATGATACCTTTCATGGCACAAGGCCACATCATCCCATTCCTCGCATTAGCAAGGCAAATCCAACAGAGAACAACAAGCTTCACCATCACCATAGCCAACACACCCCTCAACATTCAATACCTACGATCTTCACTTTCTTCTCCCAATGAAATCCATCTTGCTGAGTTACCCTTCAACTCCACCCAACACGGTTTGCCACCCAACATAGAGAACACCGAGAagctccctctcactcacataGCAAAACTCTTCCTTTCAACACTCAGCCTCGAAGCTCCTCTTCGCTCCTTGATATCACAGATCACAGAACAAGAGGGTCACCCTCCACTTTGCATTATATCTGACGTGTTCCTTGGCTGGGTTAACAACGTTGCAAAGACTTTAGGTATTAGGAACCTAAGCTTCACCACTTGTGGTGCTTATGGAACTTTGGCCTATATTTCTATCTGGTCCAACCTACCTCATAGGAAAACAGACTCTGATGAGTTCCATGTTCCGGGGTTCCCTCAAAACTACAAATTCCACCGCACCCAATTGCATAAATTTCTAAGAGCAGCTGATGGCACTGATGAGTGGTCACAGTTTTTCATTCCACAGATTGCACTTTCTATCAAGTCTGATGGGTGGATTTGCAACACGGTTGAGGAGATTGAGCCTTTGGGGTTGCATCTTCTGAGGAACTATCTTCAACTTCCCGTTTGGAATGTGGGGCCTCTCTTGCCACCTGTTTCACTCAGTGGCTCTAAACATCGTGCAGGAAAGGAACCTGGCATAGCCCTTGAAGCATGTATGGAGTGGCTGGATTTGAAAGATGAGAATTCTGTTGTCTACATTTCATTTGGGTCACAGAACACTATCAGTGCCTCCCAAATGATGGCATTGGCGGAGGGGTTGGAAGAGAGTGGGATATCGTTTATTTGGGTTATAAGGCCACCTTTTGGTTTTGACATTAATAGAGAGTTCATTGCAGAATGGTTGCCAAAAGGGTTTGAAGAGAGAATGAGGGACACCAAACGTGGCCTTTTGGTGAACAAATGGGGACCCCAGTTGGAGATTCTGTCACACAGTTCCACAGGAGCATTTCTAAGCCATTGTGGATGGAACTCTGTGTTGGAGAGTCTCAGCTATGGGGTGCCTATGATTGGGTGGCCACTAGCTGCTGAACAAGCATACAATGTGAAGATGTTGGTGGAGGAAATGGGTGTGGCTATTGAGCTCACTCGAACTGTGGAAACTGTGATCTCTGGGGAGCAGGTTAAGAAGGTTATAGAAATAGCTATGGAGCAAGAAGGGAAGGGAAAGGAGATGAAGGAGAAGGCGAATGAGATTGCAGCTCACATGAGAGAGGCCATAACAGAGAAAGGTAAAGAAAAGGGGTCTTCTGTGAGAGCAATGGATGATCTTGTTACAACCATTTTATCACCCAACAAGGCTGTATGA
- the LOC100807296 gene encoding protein FAR1-RELATED SEQUENCE 3 yields the protein MGEGSDHQAMADNGNAESSEGGVSSAENNSGSHVRVGVSEPYVGREFDSEDAAKAFYIEYGKRVGFSCKAGLYGGCSTADGANMYREFVCGREDSKRKPPESCNAMIRIEQKGQNKWVVTKFIKDHSHSLGNLSKVHNIRPRKPFSSVGRTMPETYQGVGLVPSGVMYVSMDKNCIPTKNIQGIKNIPAAAAVAETNQPVKSPTMMNYAVRPPSRKRTLGKDAQNLLEYFKKMQAENPGFFYAIQLDEDNHMSNVFWADARSRTSYSHFGDAVTLDTTYRINQYGVPFAPFTGVNHHGQMILFGCALLLDDSEASFVWLFKTFLTAMNDRYPVSITTDQDRAIQTAVSQVFPQTRHCISKWHVLREGHEKLAHVCNMHPNFQIELYNCINLTETIEEFDSSWNFIINKYELTKNDWLQSLYSARAQWVPAYFRDSFFAAISPNQGFDGSYFYGFVNHQTTLPLFFRQYEQALECWFEKELESDYETICTTPVLKTPSPMEKQAANLYTRKIFSKFQEELVETFAYTANRIEEDGENSIFRVAKFEDDQKAYVVTLNLSELRANCSCQMFEYSGILCRHVLTVFTVTNVLTLPSHYILKRWTRNAKSSAGSVELAGESLGHESLTSRYSNLCWEAIKYAEEGALTVEIYDTAISALRESGKKISFMRRSVAKVAPPSHPASGTAYDDRKSPTSTVDTNPLLWPLQDETTQRFNLNDASTPVQSVADLNLPQMTPVSLQRDDGPPENMVVYPCLKSLTWVMENRNSTPGNRVAVISLKLQDYSRIPSTESEVKFNLSKVSLEPLFNHMVNISDQLSTPTRKFAVLNLKLPVAETTSGASEVKFQVSKDTLGAVLRSMAYIREQLLGPGDAQTEPLSKRPRK from the exons ATGGGAGAAGGAAGTGACCATCAAGCTATGGCAGACAATGGAAATGCTGAATCTAGTGAAGGTGGAGTTAGTAGTGCTGAAAACAACTCTGGTTCTCATGTTCGGGTTGGGGTTTCTGAGCCATATGTGGGTAGGGAATTTGATTCTGAAGATGCTGCAAAGGCTTTCTACATTGAGTATGGCAAACGAGTGGGTTTCAGCTGCAAAGCTGGCCTATATGGTGGTTGTTCCACAGCTGATGGGGCAAATATGTACCGGGAGTTTGTGTGTGGCAGGGAAGATTCAAAAAGAAAGCCTCCTGAAAGCTGCAATGCAATGATTAGGATCGAGCAGAAGGGTCAAAATAAGTGggttgttacaaaatttataaaggATCATAGCCATTCCCTTGGTAACCTTAGTAAGGTGCATAATATTCGGCCACGTAAGCCCTTTTCTAGTGTTGGAAGAACCATGCCTGAAACTTACCAAGGAGTGGGGCTTGTTCCAAGTGGTGTGATGTATGTATCTATGGATAAGAATTGCATTCCCACTAAGAATATTCAGGGAATTAAGAATATTCCTGCAGCTGCTGCTGTTGCTGAAACAAATCAGCCAGTTAAAAGTCCTACAATGATGAATTATGCTGTTAGGCCACCTAGTCGAAAGAGGACATTAGGGAAGGATGCTCAGAACCTGCTGGAGTACTTTAAGAAAATGCAAGCTGAGAACCCTGGTTTCTTCTATGCAATCCAACTTGATGAAGATAATCATATGTCtaatgtgttttgggcagatGCAAGATCAAGGACTTCTTACAGTCATTTTGGTGATGCAGTTACTCTGGACACAACATACAGAATAAATCAATATGGAGTGCCATTTGCTCCATTCACTGGGGTAAACCATCATGGTCAGATGATTTTGTTTGGCTGTGCACTTCTTTTGGATGATTCTGAAGCTTCTTTTGTGTGGCTTTTTAAGACATTTCTGACAGCGATGAATGACCGATACCCTGTCTCTATCACTACTGATCAAGACAGAGCCATACAGACAGCCGTTTCAcaagtttttcctcaaacacgCCACTGTATAAGCAAATGGCATGTCTTGCGAGAAGGCCATGAAAAGTTGGCCCATGTATGCAACATGCATCCAAATTTTCAGATTGAACTTTATAATTGTATTAATCTGACGGAAACAATTGAGGAGTTTGATTCATCTTGGAATTTTATCATCAATAAATATGAACTCACAAAAAATGATTGGCTTCAGTCCTTGTACAGTGCTCGTGCTCAATGGGTTCCAGCATATTTTCGTGATTCATTTTTTGCAGCAATATCTCCTAATCAAGGATTTGATGGTTCTTATTTTTATGGTTTTGTCAACCACCAGACAACATTACCACTGTTCTTTAGGCAGTATGAACAAGCTTTGGAGTGCTGGTTTGAAAAAGAATTAGAATCAGATTATGAGACAATTTGTACCACCCCTGTTCTGAAGACACCTTCCCCGATGGAGAAGCAGGCTGCGAATCTCTATACgcggaaaatattttcaaagtttcAAGAAGAGCTAGTTGAAACTTTTGCTTATACTGCCAACAGAATTGAAGAAGATGGAGAAAATAGCATATTCAGGGTTGCAAAATTTGAGGATGACCAAAAGGCATATGTTGTCACATTAAACCTTTCTGAGTTGAGAGCTAACTGTAGTTGCCAAATGTTTGAGTATTCAGGCATTCTTTGTAGACATGTTCTAACTGTTTTTACTGTGACTAATGTACTTACATTACCATCtcattacattttaaaacggTGGACAAGAAATGCAAAAAGCAGTGCTGGATCAGTTGAACTTGCTGGTGAATCACTTGGACACGAGTCTTTGACATCACGATATAGCAATCTTTGTTGGGAAGCCATCAAGTATGCTGAAGAAGGGGCATTGACTGTGGAAATTTATGATACTGCAATTAGTGCTCTTAGAGAAAGTGGAAAGAAGATTTCTTTCATGAGGAGAAGTGTTGCCAAAGTTGCCCCTCCCAGTCATCCAGCCAGTGGGACTGCTTATGATGACAGAAAATCCCCTACTTCAACAGTAGATACAAACCCTCTTTTGTGGCCATTGCAGGATGAAACAACACAGAGGTTTAATCTTAATGATGCTAGTACTCCCGTTCAATCAGTTGCTGATCTAAATTTACCGCAAATGACCCCAGTGTCTCTCCAGCGAGATGATGGTCCACCAGAAAACATG GTGGTTTATCCATGTCTGAAATCATTGACGTGGGTAATGGAGAACAGGAACTCAACACCAGGGAATAGAGTAGCTGTTATCAGTCTTAAG TTGCAAGATTATAGCAGGATTCCTTCAACAGAATCCGAGGTTAAGTTTAATCTCTCAAAAGTTAGCTTGGAACCATTGTTTAACCATATGGTCAACATCAGTGATCAGCTTTCCACACCAACTAGGAAGTTTGCTGTATTGAATCTCAAG CTTCCCGTCGCCGAGACAACTTCTGGTGCGAGTGAAGTTAAGTTTCAGGTGTCCAAGGACACATTGGGTGCTGTACTACGATCAATGGCCTATATCCGCGAGCAACTCTTGGGTCCT GGTGATGCACAGACAGAACCTCTGTCAAAAAGGCCTCGAAAGTGA